Proteins from a single region of Electrophorus electricus isolate fEleEle1 chromosome 5, fEleEle1.pri, whole genome shotgun sequence:
- the LOC118241360 gene encoding coiled-coil domain-containing protein 96-like, producing the protein MERCNLEAEYKEHQALLQSLLSERDELCQLNSEQQMIIADWLERENVPMPVCTRRSRHGYQDQLKILEDLKLQWQRKSQLYQQHVEELRPRCQEKKKQWDCEYQAFIMMMQEVVVAALARRLGKRAALVEVKRLLAAEQKTENKLTAAKIRNLALQMRVQSREESIRELEERTKCEKLKFENENYKTMILEYEEEIIRIKKGITSTREFQSHLKETINFVELEIQAKLANLAKIKAMIGNKRKALAGVMIAKDKLRADNLRLHQRCSLLRNKKLLQDFEKVKDACEDLQSQLDILKRQHEKLSVKCSTVKSKLKQSRPLQHCV; encoded by the exons atggagagatgtaACCTTGAAGCTGAGTATAAGGAACACCAAGCGCTTCTGCAGAGCCTCCTGTCAGAAAGGGATGAACTCTGCCAGTTGAACAGCGAGCAGCAGATGATAATAGCTGACTGGTTGGAAAGGGAAAACGTGCCAATGCCTGTGTGTACAAGGCGGAGTCGCCATGGCTACCAGGACCAGCTAAAAATTCTAGAGGACCTAAAGTTGCAGTGGCAGCGCAAATCACAGCTCTACCAGCAGCATGTTGAAGAACTCCGGCCCCGGTgccaggagaagaagaagcagtGGGACTGTGAATATCAAGCCTTCATCATGATGATGCAAGAAGTAGTCGTTGCGGCTCTCGCCCGGCGGCTGGGGAAGCGGGCAGCTCTTGTTGAGGTGAAACGGCTCCTTGCAGCTGAGCAGAAGACGGAGAATAAGCTCACTGCTGCAAAAATACGGAACCTTGCGCTGCAGATGAGGGTACAAAGCCGGGAAGAATCTATTAGAGAACTGGAGGAGAGGACAAAGTGTGAAAAACTGAAGTTTGAAAATGAGAATTATAAGACTATGATCTTGGAGTATGAAGAGGAGATTATTCGAATAAAGAAAGGAATTACCAGCACTAGAGAG TTCCAGTCACATCTCAAGGAAACGATCAACTTTGTGGAGCTGGAGATCCAGGCCAAACTAGCCAATCTGGCCAAGATAAAGGCAATGATCGGCAACAAGCGGAAAGCTCTGGCAGGGGTAATGATAGCTAAAGACAAGCTGCGTGCAGACAATCTGCGCCTGCACCAGCGCTGCAGCCTGCTGAGAAACAAGAAGCTGCTCCAGGATTTTGAGAAGGTGAAGGATGCATGCGAGGACCTGCAGAGCCAATTAGACATTCTCAAGAGGCAGCATGAAAAGCTCTCTGTCAAGTGTAGCACAGTAAAGAGCAAGCTGAAGCAGAGCAGGCCACTGCAGCATTGTGTATAA